A portion of the Nomia melanderi isolate GNS246 chromosome 2, iyNomMela1, whole genome shotgun sequence genome contains these proteins:
- the LOC116433176 gene encoding protein BCCIP homolog → MAAPVKKRDIQRNTEDRSSDDDDLNSSNSEDVEQDAVGEQGMEIQVDFEGRNPLDPDYHGIKTLLQQLFLKAHIDLGGLTDLIISQNYVGSVVKQSDDIEDSDDEENDINDVFGVTTVINLSSGQNHLCIQQLRELLTQLANEHATDATNAMIKQVLENDSDALGLLINERFVNIPAQISVPLLENLTSEIKRAASKKMPFNFSYYVLICKLYKTEDQKVGKKSKNKKKVNAEEPTILWSNPEEEIFAEEATFSFEFSVEKESDSGLSGTWTETDNEMVPYRRVLLFEATKLQQIIDKIKVHVSFL, encoded by the exons ATGGCTGCTCCGGTGAAAAAGCGAGATATTCAACGAAATACCGAGGATAGGAGTAGCGACGACGATGATCTGAATTCATCTAATAGCGAAGATGTTGAGCAAGATGCGGTAGGCGAACAG GGAATGGAAATACAAGTTGACTTTgaagggagaaatccattagaCCCAGACTACCATGGAATTAAGACACTTTTACAACAGTTATTTTTGAAAGCACATATTGACTTAGGTGGTCTCACTGacttaattatttctcaaaacTATGTGGGCTCAGTTGTTAAACAGTCAGATGATATAGAAGATTCAGATGACGAAGAAAACGACATTAATGATGTATTTGGTGTTACTACAGTAATTAATTTATCCAGTGGACAG AATCACCTTTGTATCCAGCAACTCAGAGAACTATTAACACAATTAGCCAATGAACATGCAACAGATGCAACTAATGCAATGATAAAACAAGTTCTTGAGAATGACTCCGATGCCTTAGGCctattaattaatgaaagatTTGTGAACATTCCAGCACAAATATCCGTACCACTTTTAGAAAACTTGACTTCTGAAATAAAAAGGGCGGCCAGCAAGAAGATGCCATTCAACTTTTCCTATTATGTACTGATTTGCAAATTGTATAAAACGGAAGACCAAAAGGTCGGGAAGAAAtcaaaaaacaagaaaaaggtCAACGCGGAAGAACCGACGATTCTCTGGAGTAATCCGGAGGAAGAAATTTTCGCTGAAGAAGCGACATTTAGCTTTGAATTCTCCGTTGAGAAGGAATCAGACAGTGGTCTATCTGGCACATGGACTGAAACAGATAACGAAATGGTTCCTTACAGGAGGGTCCTCCTGTTCGAAGCAACCAAATTACAgcaaattattgataaaataaaagttcatGTGTCCTTcttgtaa